From Styela clava chromosome 6, kaStyClav1.hap1.2, whole genome shotgun sequence, one genomic window encodes:
- the LOC120331224 gene encoding uncharacterized protein LOC120331224 — MAPSPARGREKATNDTTDGGRKKARSSSSSGSSSGSGRSSSSDSSSSSAASHSSSSSSSGSSSDSSSSPTRARGRTQRERKQSTSPRRRRQPASGTRRSRSHSPRRQRRERSPSPKPTKLHIGKLTKNVTKDHVQEIFSYFGKVKNVDFPMDRPNAPPRCVAYVEYETHEEAQKALKYMDGGQVDGQEISIQAVLPLRRRPMPRRRTPPPLMRGPWYPPPPPPMWRRSPPRMPRRRSPPRRRSPPRRRRQRSSSSDSR; from the exons ATGGCACCAAGTCCAGCTCGAGGGCGTGAAAAAGCAACGAATGACACTACCGACGGAGGACGAAAAAAGGCTAGATCATCTTCCAG CTCTGGAAGCAGTAGTGGGAGTGGTCGGAGTTCCTCATCGGACAGCTCAAGCTCGTCTGCTGCATCTCATAGTAGCTCATCGTCCAGCAGTGGATCAAGTTCAGATTCTTCATCTTCTCCAACGAGAGCAAG GGGAAGAACTCAGCGTGAAAGAAAACAATCAACATCTCCGAGAAGGCGCCGCCAACCTGCATCGGGTACCAGAAGGTCAAGATCACATTCACCAAGAAGACAAAGAAGGGAACGGAG CCCTAGTCCTAAGCCAACAAAGCTTCATATTGGAAAACTAACTAAAAATGTCACAAAAGACCATGTTCAAGAGATATTTTCATATTTCGGAAAG gtcaaaaatgttgattttccCATGGATCGTCCAAATGCCCCTCCTCGATGTGTTGCATATGTTGAGTATGAAACTCATGAAGAGGCGCAAAAAGCACTCAAGTACATGGATGGGGGGCAAGTTGATGGACAAGAAATTTCTATACAAGCAGTACTGCCTTTAAGAAGAAGACCGATGCCTAGGAG GAGAACACCACCACCGTTAATGAGAGGTCCTTGGTACCCACCACCACCCCCTCCTATGTGGCGAAGATCCCCACCAAGGATGCCAAGGAGAag GTCTCCGCCAAGACGACGGTCACCACCAAGAAGACGTCGACAAAGATCAAGCTCAAGTGATTCGCGTTGA
- the LOC120331194 gene encoding uncharacterized protein LOC120331194 isoform X2, which translates to MPLKRNKVGIVTQDNDEGHRVSCGRKRRGRRFRKSSAEKQDEASSYLTAVHCIYAFASWFGRGMVKANKVLTFSQCRKLSTVDIVDEDAHRADKIPNTKKTQNDTGIQENGKNHTGIGNTSSDDVGKLSTTNVGELASALSTSHGDSKTGNMKNETDHGNENPFVAPPVTPNSKTMGVQQVTPPPNSVPSFTTGILPQPCLSLEELDTKIQRNAVTAGIDDDLMKFMKQLEDQKKLLMRGLESIVSAKLWFEKSLKYVNEKQNQLNAKRNGSSEPVKTVIPAENICHRDFSIGDAFGNFKFDTIAETEKQIKSLVNTTRRLENFLRSTKKRATDKRDRHRTKKFDNKSTQTCGVTNGKPKAEMVSKLDDHNYEADYEDESHDEDFRKSLKNSTGKEKLKPINDMPRRDSTSAETDDGIKEEKEIYELKQNKEETKEDQEMDVKYDESYYEDDFESDDDDSCKSSSEKDQKMDDEYYKALYEDDFESDDSVSTKS; encoded by the exons ATGCCACTAAAACGAAACAAAGTGGGTATCGTTACCCAAGACAACGACGAAGGACACAGGGTGTCATGCGGGAGAAAGAGGCGAGGGCGAAGATTTAGAAAATCTTCCGCTGAA AAACAAGATGAAGCTTCATCTTATTTGACTGCGGTGCATTGTATATATGCATTTGCTTCATGGTTCGGCAGAGGAATGGTGAAGGCTAACAAAGTCTTG ACATTCTCTCAATGCCGTAAATTGTCGACCGTGGACATCGTGGACGAGGATGCTCACAGGGCCGACAAG ATTCCAAATACTAAAAAGACTCAGAACGATACCGGGATTCAAGAAAATGGAAAGAATCATACCGGAATCGG AAATACCAGTAGTGACGACGTCGGAAAACTCTCTACAACGAATGTTGGAGAATTGGCGTCTGCATTATCGACTTCTCACGGTGATTCAAAAACaggaaatatgaaaaatgagACTGACCACGGCAATGAGAATCCATTTGTTGCGCCCCCAGTTACTCCAA ATTCTAAGACTATGGGAGTGCAGCAAGTCACGCCGCCACCAAACTCTGTTCCATCCTTTACCACTGGAATATTACCGCAGCCTTGTCTGTCGCTTGAAGAACTGGACACAAAGATTCAACGCAACGCAGTTACAGCAGGAATAGACGACGATTTG ATGAAATTTATGAAACAATTAGAAGAccagaaaaaattattaatgcGCGGTTTGGAATCAATTGTTTCGGCAAAATTATGGTTCGAAAAAAGCTTGAAGTATGTCAACGAAAAACAGAACCAACTAAATGCGAAAAGAAATGGTAGTTCTGAACCAGTGAAAACAGTGATACCAGCTGAAAATATATGCCACAGAG ATTTTTCTATCGGAGACGCGTTCGGCAACTTCAAATTCGACACCATAGCTGAGACAGAAAAGCAGATAAAATCACTCGTTAATACAACGAGAAGACTAGAAAATTTTCTCAGATCTACAAAGAAACGG GCAACAGACAAGAGAGATCGACACAGAACTAAG AAATTTGACAACAAATCAACACAGACTTGCGGAGTTACAAATGGAAAACCAAag GCCGAAATGGTTTCGAAACTGGACGACCATAATTACGAAGCTGACTATGAA GATGAGAGTCACGATGAAGATTTTAGAAAATCATTG AAAAATTCCACTGGAAAAGAAAAACTGAAGCCAATTAACGACATGCCTCGACGAGATTCTACATCAGCG GAAACTGACGATGGGATAAAAGAGGAGAAGGAAATATACGAATTGAAACAGAACAAGGAGGAg ACCAAAGAAGATCAAGAAATGGACGTCAAATACGACGAATCATATTATGAG GATGACTTTGAAAGTGACGATGATGATTCATGCAAATCATCT tCCGAGAAAGATCAGAAAATGGACGACGAATATTACAAAGCTTTATACGaa GATGATTTTGAGAGTGACGATAGTGTTTCTACTAAATCATAA
- the LOC120331194 gene encoding uncharacterized protein LOC120331194 isoform X1, whose amino-acid sequence MPLKRNKVGIVTQDNDEGHRVSCGRKRRGRRFRKSSAEKQDEASSYLTAVHCIYAFASWFGRGMVKANKVLTFSQCRKLSTVDIVDEDAHRADKIPNTKKTQNDTGIQENGKNHTGIGTSTSGDEQVREKFSEEDNALFPPPVIPDVALPTSRNTSSDDVGKLSTTNVGELASALSTSHGDSKTGNMKNETDHGNENPFVAPPVTPNSKTMGVQQVTPPPNSVPSFTTGILPQPCLSLEELDTKIQRNAVTAGIDDDLMKFMKQLEDQKKLLMRGLESIVSAKLWFEKSLKYVNEKQNQLNAKRNGSSEPVKTVIPAENICHRDFSIGDAFGNFKFDTIAETEKQIKSLVNTTRRLENFLRSTKKRATDKRDRHRTKKFDNKSTQTCGVTNGKPKAEMVSKLDDHNYEADYEDESHDEDFRKSLKNSTGKEKLKPINDMPRRDSTSAETDDGIKEEKEIYELKQNKEETKEDQEMDVKYDESYYEDDFESDDDDSCKSSSEKDQKMDDEYYKALYEDDFESDDSVSTKS is encoded by the exons ATGCCACTAAAACGAAACAAAGTGGGTATCGTTACCCAAGACAACGACGAAGGACACAGGGTGTCATGCGGGAGAAAGAGGCGAGGGCGAAGATTTAGAAAATCTTCCGCTGAA AAACAAGATGAAGCTTCATCTTATTTGACTGCGGTGCATTGTATATATGCATTTGCTTCATGGTTCGGCAGAGGAATGGTGAAGGCTAACAAAGTCTTG ACATTCTCTCAATGCCGTAAATTGTCGACCGTGGACATCGTGGACGAGGATGCTCACAGGGCCGACAAG ATTCCAAATACTAAAAAGACTCAGAACGATACCGGGATTCAAGAAAATGGAAAGAATCATACCGGAATCGG AACATCTACGTCCGGGGACGAGCAGGTCCGTGAGAAATTTTCAGAAGAGGACAATGCTCTTTTCCCACCACCTGTAATACCCGATGTTGCATTGCCAACCTCGAG AAATACCAGTAGTGACGACGTCGGAAAACTCTCTACAACGAATGTTGGAGAATTGGCGTCTGCATTATCGACTTCTCACGGTGATTCAAAAACaggaaatatgaaaaatgagACTGACCACGGCAATGAGAATCCATTTGTTGCGCCCCCAGTTACTCCAA ATTCTAAGACTATGGGAGTGCAGCAAGTCACGCCGCCACCAAACTCTGTTCCATCCTTTACCACTGGAATATTACCGCAGCCTTGTCTGTCGCTTGAAGAACTGGACACAAAGATTCAACGCAACGCAGTTACAGCAGGAATAGACGACGATTTG ATGAAATTTATGAAACAATTAGAAGAccagaaaaaattattaatgcGCGGTTTGGAATCAATTGTTTCGGCAAAATTATGGTTCGAAAAAAGCTTGAAGTATGTCAACGAAAAACAGAACCAACTAAATGCGAAAAGAAATGGTAGTTCTGAACCAGTGAAAACAGTGATACCAGCTGAAAATATATGCCACAGAG ATTTTTCTATCGGAGACGCGTTCGGCAACTTCAAATTCGACACCATAGCTGAGACAGAAAAGCAGATAAAATCACTCGTTAATACAACGAGAAGACTAGAAAATTTTCTCAGATCTACAAAGAAACGG GCAACAGACAAGAGAGATCGACACAGAACTAAG AAATTTGACAACAAATCAACACAGACTTGCGGAGTTACAAATGGAAAACCAAag GCCGAAATGGTTTCGAAACTGGACGACCATAATTACGAAGCTGACTATGAA GATGAGAGTCACGATGAAGATTTTAGAAAATCATTG AAAAATTCCACTGGAAAAGAAAAACTGAAGCCAATTAACGACATGCCTCGACGAGATTCTACATCAGCG GAAACTGACGATGGGATAAAAGAGGAGAAGGAAATATACGAATTGAAACAGAACAAGGAGGAg ACCAAAGAAGATCAAGAAATGGACGTCAAATACGACGAATCATATTATGAG GATGACTTTGAAAGTGACGATGATGATTCATGCAAATCATCT tCCGAGAAAGATCAGAAAATGGACGACGAATATTACAAAGCTTTATACGaa GATGATTTTGAGAGTGACGATAGTGTTTCTACTAAATCATAA
- the LOC120331194 gene encoding uncharacterized protein LOC120331194 isoform X3, with protein sequence MLTGPTRTSTSGDEQVREKFSEEDNALFPPPVIPDVALPTSRNTSSDDVGKLSTTNVGELASALSTSHGDSKTGNMKNETDHGNENPFVAPPVTPNSKTMGVQQVTPPPNSVPSFTTGILPQPCLSLEELDTKIQRNAVTAGIDDDLMKFMKQLEDQKKLLMRGLESIVSAKLWFEKSLKYVNEKQNQLNAKRNGSSEPVKTVIPAENICHRDFSIGDAFGNFKFDTIAETEKQIKSLVNTTRRLENFLRSTKKRATDKRDRHRTKKFDNKSTQTCGVTNGKPKAEMVSKLDDHNYEADYEDESHDEDFRKSLKNSTGKEKLKPINDMPRRDSTSAETDDGIKEEKEIYELKQNKEETKEDQEMDVKYDESYYEDDFESDDDDSCKSSSEKDQKMDDEYYKALYEDDFESDDSVSTKS encoded by the exons ATGCTCACAGGGCCGACAAG AACATCTACGTCCGGGGACGAGCAGGTCCGTGAGAAATTTTCAGAAGAGGACAATGCTCTTTTCCCACCACCTGTAATACCCGATGTTGCATTGCCAACCTCGAG AAATACCAGTAGTGACGACGTCGGAAAACTCTCTACAACGAATGTTGGAGAATTGGCGTCTGCATTATCGACTTCTCACGGTGATTCAAAAACaggaaatatgaaaaatgagACTGACCACGGCAATGAGAATCCATTTGTTGCGCCCCCAGTTACTCCAA ATTCTAAGACTATGGGAGTGCAGCAAGTCACGCCGCCACCAAACTCTGTTCCATCCTTTACCACTGGAATATTACCGCAGCCTTGTCTGTCGCTTGAAGAACTGGACACAAAGATTCAACGCAACGCAGTTACAGCAGGAATAGACGACGATTTG ATGAAATTTATGAAACAATTAGAAGAccagaaaaaattattaatgcGCGGTTTGGAATCAATTGTTTCGGCAAAATTATGGTTCGAAAAAAGCTTGAAGTATGTCAACGAAAAACAGAACCAACTAAATGCGAAAAGAAATGGTAGTTCTGAACCAGTGAAAACAGTGATACCAGCTGAAAATATATGCCACAGAG ATTTTTCTATCGGAGACGCGTTCGGCAACTTCAAATTCGACACCATAGCTGAGACAGAAAAGCAGATAAAATCACTCGTTAATACAACGAGAAGACTAGAAAATTTTCTCAGATCTACAAAGAAACGG GCAACAGACAAGAGAGATCGACACAGAACTAAG AAATTTGACAACAAATCAACACAGACTTGCGGAGTTACAAATGGAAAACCAAag GCCGAAATGGTTTCGAAACTGGACGACCATAATTACGAAGCTGACTATGAA GATGAGAGTCACGATGAAGATTTTAGAAAATCATTG AAAAATTCCACTGGAAAAGAAAAACTGAAGCCAATTAACGACATGCCTCGACGAGATTCTACATCAGCG GAAACTGACGATGGGATAAAAGAGGAGAAGGAAATATACGAATTGAAACAGAACAAGGAGGAg ACCAAAGAAGATCAAGAAATGGACGTCAAATACGACGAATCATATTATGAG GATGACTTTGAAAGTGACGATGATGATTCATGCAAATCATCT tCCGAGAAAGATCAGAAAATGGACGACGAATATTACAAAGCTTTATACGaa GATGATTTTGAGAGTGACGATAGTGTTTCTACTAAATCATAA